AAAATGATGAAAAAAAAATTGAATATCTAAATTATAATGAAATCGCTCTTTTAAGAGAAACAATGAAAGAAGAAAGTTTTAATATACTTAGGGATAGACTTATGTTTGAACTTCTATATTCAAGTGGAATGACTGTGGCAGAATTACTTTCATTGGGAGAATTAAATTTTAATTTGGAAAAAAGAGAAATTTATCTTTTAAAAAATAAAACTTCAAAAGTTTTGTATTTTAGCCAAACTTGTAAAGAAGTATATTTGAAATTTCTTATTGCTAAAAAAGAAAAATTTAAAGAAAGAGATAGTTCAAATATTATCTTTGTAAATAATTCTAATGTGAGACTGACAGATCGTTCTGTTAGAAGATTAATAAGTAAATATTCAGAAAAAGCTAATTTACAGAAAGAAATTAGCCCATATACCCTTAGACATTCCTTTTGTATATATATGTTAAAGAATGGTATGCCTAAGGAATATCTAGCAAAGTTATTAGATTTAAAAAGTATTGGACTATTGGATATATATGAAGATTTATGTAAAAAGGAGATTTTATGACAAAAAAATGTGTAGGTTGTGGTGTAGAATTACAAAACACTGATAAAAATTTACAAGGATATACTCCTAAACCTATTAATACTAAGGAAGATATGTATTGTCAAAGGTGTTTCCAATTAAAACATTATGGAAAATATTCTGTAAATAAAATGACAAGAGAAGATTATAGAAATGAAGTGGGAAAACTCCTTGATGATGTTAAACTTGTTATTGCAGTGTTTGACATTATAGACTTTGAAGGTTCTTTTGATGTTGAAATTTTGGATATTTTAAGAGAAAAAGATTCAATAGTTGTAGTCAATAAATTAGATTTAATTCCTGATGAAAAGCATCCATCAGAAGTTGCTAACTGGGTAAAGGATAGACTCGTAGAAGAAAGTATTTTACCTCTTGATATAGCAATAGTTAGTACCAAAAATGGTTATGGAGTAAATGGTATTTTTAGAAAAATCAAACATTTTTATCCAGATGGTGTAAATGCTATGGTTATTGGTGTTACAAATGTCGGAAAATCTAGTGTTATAAATAGACTTTTAGGAAAAAAAATTGCAACAGTTTCAAAATATCCAGGTACGACAATAAAAAATACTTTAAATATGATTCCATTTACTAATATTGGTTTATATGATACTCCTGGTCTGATTCCAGAGGGTAGAGCTTCTGATTTAGTATGTGATAACTGTGCCCAAAAAATTATTCCGTCAGGAGAAATTTCAAGAAAAACATTTAAAGCGAAGTATAATAGAATGATAATGATAGGAAATCTAGTTAAATTTAAAATTTTAAACAATGAAGAGATCAAACCTATATTTTCTATTTATGCTGCAAAAGATGTGCAATTTCATGAAACTACAATAGAAAAAGCTAGAGAGTTAGAAGTTGGAAATTTCTTTACTATACCTTGTGAATGTTGTAAAGAAGAATATAATAAACATAAAAAAGTAAATAAAACTTTAACAATTAATACAGGAGAGGAGCTAGTATTTAAAGGTTTAGCTTGGGTATCAGTAAAAAGAGGACCACTTAATATTCAAATTACTTTACCAGAAGAAATTGATATATCAATTAGGAAAGCCTTTATAAGTCCTAGAAGATAGTATGAAAAATATAAATAAAACAAATATAAAAAAGAAAAACTTTTTTATGGAAAGATTTTCAACTTTTTCTTTTCTAACATTGATACCTATTGTTACTTTAATGATTTTTGTTTTTATTTCAATGTTTAGAACTAAAAATGAAGAAGTGGATCTACCAAAATTATTACTAAAAGATATAAAAACTATGAGAGTGGCAATAGATGACTATTATAAGGCAACGGGTACATTTCCTGACTTAATTTTAGCAAATTCTGATGAAAAACTTGAGAGTATTTATTATGAAAAAGATGGAGAAAAAATCTATTTTAAAGATTATTTGAGAGAAAGCAGTCTACCAAAAACTCCAACTTTTAAAGATTTAACTGAGTCAAATAAAGTATATTTAGTTGAAAATTTTAAAAAAGTAACAAATGATGGTGGTTGGAATTATAATATAAAAACTGGTGAAATTCATGCAAACCTACCGTACAATTTTTTTGAACAAGGTATAGATTGGGAAAACTATTAATAAAGGAGTTATAAAATGAGTCTATTTGATAAACTTTTTGGAAAAAAAGATAAAGAAGAAATAGAAGAACAAATTGATAAAGAAAAAGAAGAAAATCAAAAAGTTAATATTTCTCAAAGACTTACTAAAAGTAAAGAAGGATTTTTTTCAAAATTAAAAAATATATTTACTTCTAAAAGTAAAGTTGATGATTCTATTTATGAAGAATTAGAAGATTTATTATTACAATCTGATGTTGGACTTAATATGACAACAAATCTAATTAATCAATTAGAAAAAGAAGTTAAGTCTAATAAGATTGATAATACAGAAGAAGTATATGAAGTTTTAAAAAAATTGATGTCTGAATTTTTATTATCACAAGATAGTAAAATTTACTTAAAAGATAATAAAATTAATGTAATTTTAATTGTTGGTGTAAATGGAGTTGGAAAGACTACAACTATTGGTAAACTTGCATTAAAATACAAAAAACTGGGTAAAAAAGTTCTTTTAGGTGCAGGGGATACATTTAGAGCAGCAGCAGTTGAACAACTTGAAGAATGGGCAAAAAGAGCCGATGTTGATATTGTAAAAGGAAGAGAAGGAGCTGATCCTGCTTCTGTTGTATATGATACTTTAAGTAGAGCTGAGTCAATAAAAGCTGATGTTGTAATAATTGATACTGCTGGAAGATTGCATAATAAAGCAAATCTTATGAGAGAACTTGAAAAAATTAATAATATTATTAAGAAAAAAATTGGAGAGCAAGAATATGAATCTTTGCTTGTAATTGATGGAACAACAGGACAAAATGGATTAAATCAAGCAAAAGAATTTAATTCAGTTACTGACTTAACAGGTTTTATAGTAACAAAACTTGATGGAACAGCAAAAGGTGGAATTGTTTTTTCAGTTTCAGAAGAACTTAAAAAACCAATTAAATTTATAGGTTTAGGGGAAAAAATTGAAGATTTAATTGAATTTAATGCAAAAGATTTTGTTGAAGCTATATTTAATTAAAATATTTAAAAAGGTGTTTAATATGAATTATAGAATAGCACTTATTCACGGTTTTTTTAGAAATTATAAAGATATGGAAGATTTAGAAAATAATTTAATGAATATGGGATATACAGTTGATAATCTAAATTTTCCTTTAACTTTTCCTCCTATTGAAATGTCAATAAAAATTTTAAAGGAATATTTATTATCTTTAAAAGAAAAGGGAATTAATAAACAAAACGAAATTGTTTTAATAGGTTTTGGTTTTGGTGGAGTTTTAATAAAAGAAACTTTAAAATTGGAAGAGGTAAAAGGAATAGTTGATAAAATTATTCTACTCTCATCTCCAATAAATGATTCTACACTACATAGAAGATTAAAAAGAACATTTCCTTTTATTGATTTAATTTTCAAACCACTTGCAATCTATGCTAAAACTAGGAGAGATAGAAAAAAATTTGATAAAGATATAGAAGTAGGCTTAATAATAGGTAGAGAAAGCTCTGGATTTTTTGGAAAATGGTTAGGGGAATATAATGATGGTTATATTGAAATGAAAGATGTCAATTTTCCGGATGCTAAAGACAAGATTTTAATTCCTATCACTCATAATGAGTTAAATAAAAGAATAGGAACAGCTAGATACATAAATAATTTTATTGCTAAGGGGAAGTTTAGATTAGAATAAAATTAGGAGCAATAATGGCAAAATTTAAGGACAGAATAAAGTTTTTATTGAGAATAATATTATATATTTCTATTATTTTCTTTATTCCAATAATTATCACAGCTTTATATATTATATATAATGAAGATATAAATAGTTTTCAAAGAGGAGTATCCTCATTTTTACTTATTGTATTATGTACTCTTTTGATATTGATAATTTGTAGTCAATTAAAATATGGACTAATTTTTAGTTTGAATAAATTAAAATTTCCAGAGAATTTAGTTAAAAATAATATTTTAAAAAATATATTAAAAATTCTATTCAGAATAATTTTATATAGTTTTTTAATTTTTTTGAGTGCTTTAATCATAATACTTTTAATAGATTTCTCTGATAAAAATCTTAAAATTTTTCCATTGGAAACAACTCAATTTTTAATTATGATGGCTTTTATTAGTATTTTATTTATGCTGTATAATGATTTTAAAAAAGTATATAATTTCAGTTCCAATAAAGTAAAATTTTTAGAAGAATTCCCTCAAAAAATTATTGAAAAAGTCAAAAAACTAAAGGAAAAAATTTTGACAATAAAATTAGATTTTTTAAAAAATATATTAGAAAAATCTAAAAAAATATTGAACTCTGTTTCAGATAAAATAGAAAATCTAGTTGATTTATTAGAGGATAAAATTAATTATCCAGAAGAATTTGAATTTAAAGATAGATATGATTTTTCAAATATCAAAAATGGATTAAAAAAATTTATAGAAATTTCTTATAAAATATTAATGTATCTTACTATATTTAGTATTTGCTGTATTCTTATTCCAATGATATTAATAACAATATATCAGTTTTTAATATATTTTATCACTCTACTGACTACCATTTTGGAAGTATTAATTGCAATTATAAGACAAATTAAAATATAAATAAAAAATAAGAGAGTTGTATTCCAGATTTTAAAATAATAAATTTTCTTTGAAATAGATTCTGAGAAGTTTAAAATAAGATTACTGCGACGTCCTATAATGTTGAACAAGCATTTTGGAGCTTGAGAAACATTATAGGCTGTCAAGTAATCTATATGAGTAATTAGAATTTATTACAAATTTTCTTCAAAGAAAACTTTAATAATTATCTTATTTTTTATTTAATTTTTAAAACATCATCACCAAGAATAATCTTATTATCATCAGTTAAAATTGCTGGTATTCCAACATATCCAAGAGATTTCACTTCTTCAAATTCTTTTCTAGTATCTCTAAGATGTAAAAACTCCTTTAAATTTGTCATACTTTCTGTGATATTTACAAAATCATACTTATAGTTAATTTTTTTTAAATATTCCTTTGCTTCAACACAATCAGGACAAAGCATAGAACCATACATTTTTGACATAATATTTCCTCCTTATACAATAACTGTTTCAATATATTTTATCAATATTTTATTTGAGATTATAGCATAAATACCTAAAAAAGAAAAATTTTTAAAAAAATTATAAAAAAGCCTTTATTTATTCTAAATTTTGAGTTATACTTTTAACAAGGAATATTTTTTATAATTAAATTATATGAGGAGGTTCTTATCATGAATAACCAATATAACAAAGATGGAAAAAAAGAGGGTTTATGGGTAAAAATTTACGATAATGGCGTTGTACAAGAAGAAAGAAATTATGTTAATGGTGTAAGAGAAGGAGTTTATAAATCCTATTATATGAATGGAAAAATAGAAATTATAAAAAACTATAAAAATGGTAATCTTCATGGAAAATATCAAACATTTTATAGTGATGGAAAATTAAATTCTGAATATAATCTTGTTGATGGAAGAAAAGTTGGAGAATATAAAGAATTTTATCCCAATGGGATTTTAAAAAGAGAAACAATATATGTGAATGATGGAACAACTTCTAAAAATATAAAATATTTCCCTAATGGAAAAATAAAACTTGAAGTTAATTTTGTAGATGGACATATGGAAGGTCCTTATAAAGAATATCACTCAAATGAAAAATTATTTAAAGAATGTTCTTATAATAAAAAAGGTAAACTAGAAGGAAAATACAAAGAATATGATGTTGAAGGAAATCTTTTAAAAGAAGCAACTTATGAAAATGGAGTTGAAATATAAAACTAAGAATATTATCAAAATTTAAAGGTAAGGAAAAATTTCTTTACCTTTTTTAATTTTATTTAATTTTTTTTCTTTTATTTTAAATATATTTTTATATTTTTTATAATTATTACAAAAAAAAGTTGACATATTTTATTCTGTATGATATCATTACAGTGTAAGAAAAAGGAAATGATATGTAACTTATTTAAGAAGTTATTATTGGTTTAAATTTATTAATTTATGATTATGGAGGTAAAAAAATGAAAAACAAAGAAAATCTAGACAGATATTTATCAAACTTGGCTGTGTTAGTTACAAAAACACATAATCTACATTGGAATGTAGTTGGGGCAAGATTTAAAGCTATACATGAATATACAGAATCATTATATGATTATTATTTTGAAAAATTTGATGAAGTTGCTGAAGAATTTAAAATGAAAGGACAATATCCTTTGGCAAAACTATCTGATTATTTAAAACATGCAACTGTAAAAGAAATAGAACCAAAAGATTTTACAATTCCAGAAGTTGTAGCTAGTATAAAGGAAGATATGGAATTAATGTTAGCTGATGCTAAAAAAATAAGAGAAGTTGCAGCTGCTGAAGATGATTTTACTATTTCTAATTTAATGGAAGATCATGTTGCTTATTATGTAAAACAACTTTGGTTTCTTGAAGCAATGTCTAAATAATAAAAATATTGTTAAATAGTGGAAATGAAAGGATTTAAGATTTCTAAATGAGATTTTAAGTCCTTTTTATTTGATAAACAAATACTTCTTATGCTATAATAAAAATAAAATATATTCATTTTTAGGAGAAGACTATGCTAAAAAAATTCATTTCATACTATAAACCACATAAAAAAATGTTTTTTTTAGATTTATTAGCTGCATTTTTTATTTCAATTTGTGATTTATTTTATCCAATATTAACTAGAACAATCTTATATGATTTTATCCCAAATAAGAAATTAAAAGTAATATTTTTATTTTTAGTTATTCTATTTTTTATCTACATAATAAAAATGTTACTCAATTATTTTGTTGGTTTTTATGGACATGTTGTTGGTGTTAAAATACAAGCTGATATGAGAAGAGATTTGTTTAAACATATTCAAAATATGCCTATATCTTATTTTGATAAAAATCAAACTGGAGATATTATGTCAAGAATAATAAATGACTTAGTTGATATTTCAGAGCTTGCTCATCATGGTCCAGAAGATGTATTTATTTCAGGAGTTTTAGTTATAGGTTCTTTTATATATTTAGTAAACTTAAATGCTATATTGACCTGTGTAGTTTTCTTTTTTGTACCAATTTTAGCTTTACTTACAATCTTGTTAAGAAATAGAATGATGAGAGCTTTTGCGGAGACTAGAACTACTGTTGGTGCTATAAATGCAAACTTATCTAATTCTATATCAGGTATTCGTGTATCAAAATCTTTTAATAACAGTAAATATGAATTTAACAAATTTGAATTAGGTAATATTAAATATATTATTGCCCGTAAAGCTGCATATTTGTGGCTAGCAGTATTTCAAGGTGGAATTTATTATATTATAGATATGTTATATCTTGTAATGTTATTAAGTGGTACTCTATTTACTTATTATAATAAAATAAGTGTAATTGATTTTGTAACATATATGCTATTTGTAAATTTACTTATTACACCTGTAAAAAGATTAATAAATTCTGTGGAACAATTTCAAAATGGAATGAGTGGTTTTAGAAGATTTTTTGAAATAATAAATATTCCTGAGGAAGAAGAAGGTAAACTTGAAGTAGGTAAATTAAAAGGAGATATAGTTTTTGATAATGTAACTTTCAGATATGAGAAAAATGAAAATGTTTTTGAAAATTTTTCTTTAAAAATAAAATCTGGAACAAATGTAGCATTAGTTGGAGAATCTGGTGTTGGAAAGAGCACAATTTGCCATTTAATACCTCGGTTTTATGAAGTTTTAGGTGGAAAAATTACAATAGATGGTATTGATATAAGGGAAATGTCCCTTTCATCACTTAGAAAAAATATAGGGATTGTTAGTCAAGATGTATTCTTATTTACAGGTACAATAAAAGAAAATATTGCTTATGGAAAATTAGATGCTACTGATGAAGAAATTTATAGAGCTGCAAAATATGCAAATATTCATGATTATATAATGACTTTGGAAAAAGGCTATGATACACAGGTTGGAGAAAGAGGAATTCGTTTATCAGGTGGACAAAAACAAAGAATTTCTATTGCCAGAGTATTTTTAGCTAATCCACCTATTTTAATTTTAGATGAGGCTACAAGTGCATTAGATAGTATAACAGAAAGAAATATACAAAAATCTCTTGATGAACTTAGTGAAGGAAGAACTACTTTGGTTGTTGCACATAGATTGACAACTATAAGAAAAGCCGATGTCATAATAGTAATTACAAAAGATGGTATAGCTGAGATGGGTAATCATGAAGAACTGATGAATATGAAAGGTATTTATTATAAGTTAAATCAAGCATAATTATTATAAAAATAAGAGAGTTAGGTTATAAATTTTCTTTGAAAAAAACTTAAAAATTTCTAGTTATATATGCTGATTACTTGACAGCCTATAATGTTTCTCAAGCTCCAAAATGCTTGTTCAACATTATAGGACGTCGCAGTAATCTCATTCTAATTTTAAAATTTTTATTACAAAGAAAAT
This Fusobacterium animalis 7_1 DNA region includes the following protein-coding sequences:
- a CDS encoding Dps family protein, coding for MKNKENLDRYLSNLAVLVTKTHNLHWNVVGARFKAIHEYTESLYDYYFEKFDEVAEEFKMKGQYPLAKLSDYLKHATVKEIEPKDFTIPEVVASIKEDMELMLADAKKIREVAAAEDDFTISNLMEDHVAYYVKQLWFLEAMSK
- a CDS encoding esterase/lipase family protein, which codes for MNYRIALIHGFFRNYKDMEDLENNLMNMGYTVDNLNFPLTFPPIEMSIKILKEYLLSLKEKGINKQNEIVLIGFGFGGVLIKETLKLEEVKGIVDKIILLSSPINDSTLHRRLKRTFPFIDLIFKPLAIYAKTRRDRKKFDKDIEVGLIIGRESSGFFGKWLGEYNDGYIEMKDVNFPDAKDKILIPITHNELNKRIGTARYINNFIAKGKFRLE
- a CDS encoding toxin-antitoxin system YwqK family antitoxin, coding for MNNQYNKDGKKEGLWVKIYDNGVVQEERNYVNGVREGVYKSYYMNGKIEIIKNYKNGNLHGKYQTFYSDGKLNSEYNLVDGRKVGEYKEFYPNGILKRETIYVNDGTTSKNIKYFPNGKIKLEVNFVDGHMEGPYKEYHSNEKLFKECSYNKKGKLEGKYKEYDVEGNLLKEATYENGVEI
- a CDS encoding ABC transporter ATP-binding protein: MLKKFISYYKPHKKMFFLDLLAAFFISICDLFYPILTRTILYDFIPNKKLKVIFLFLVILFFIYIIKMLLNYFVGFYGHVVGVKIQADMRRDLFKHIQNMPISYFDKNQTGDIMSRIINDLVDISELAHHGPEDVFISGVLVIGSFIYLVNLNAILTCVVFFFVPILALLTILLRNRMMRAFAETRTTVGAINANLSNSISGIRVSKSFNNSKYEFNKFELGNIKYIIARKAAYLWLAVFQGGIYYIIDMLYLVMLLSGTLFTYYNKISVIDFVTYMLFVNLLITPVKRLINSVEQFQNGMSGFRRFFEIINIPEEEEGKLEVGKLKGDIVFDNVTFRYEKNENVFENFSLKIKSGTNVALVGESGVGKSTICHLIPRFYEVLGGKITIDGIDIREMSLSSLRKNIGIVSQDVFLFTGTIKENIAYGKLDATDEEIYRAAKYANIHDYIMTLEKGYDTQVGERGIRLSGGQKQRISIARVFLANPPILILDEATSALDSITERNIQKSLDELSEGRTTLVVAHRLTTIRKADVIIVITKDGIAEMGNHEELMNMKGIYYKLNQA
- a CDS encoding glutaredoxin domain-containing protein, producing MSKMYGSMLCPDCVEAKEYLKKINYKYDFVNITESMTNLKEFLHLRDTRKEFEEVKSLGYVGIPAILTDDNKIILGDDVLKIK
- the ftsY gene encoding signal recognition particle-docking protein FtsY; protein product: MSLFDKLFGKKDKEEIEEQIDKEKEENQKVNISQRLTKSKEGFFSKLKNIFTSKSKVDDSIYEELEDLLLQSDVGLNMTTNLINQLEKEVKSNKIDNTEEVYEVLKKLMSEFLLSQDSKIYLKDNKINVILIVGVNGVGKTTTIGKLALKYKKLGKKVLLGAGDTFRAAAVEQLEEWAKRADVDIVKGREGADPASVVYDTLSRAESIKADVVIIDTAGRLHNKANLMRELEKINNIIKKKIGEQEYESLLVIDGTTGQNGLNQAKEFNSVTDLTGFIVTKLDGTAKGGIVFSVSEELKKPIKFIGLGEKIEDLIEFNAKDFVEAIFN
- the yqeH gene encoding ribosome biogenesis GTPase YqeH; translation: MTKKCVGCGVELQNTDKNLQGYTPKPINTKEDMYCQRCFQLKHYGKYSVNKMTREDYRNEVGKLLDDVKLVIAVFDIIDFEGSFDVEILDILREKDSIVVVNKLDLIPDEKHPSEVANWVKDRLVEESILPLDIAIVSTKNGYGVNGIFRKIKHFYPDGVNAMVIGVTNVGKSSVINRLLGKKIATVSKYPGTTIKNTLNMIPFTNIGLYDTPGLIPEGRASDLVCDNCAQKIIPSGEISRKTFKAKYNRMIMIGNLVKFKILNNEEIKPIFSIYAAKDVQFHETTIEKARELEVGNFFTIPCECCKEEYNKHKKVNKTLTINTGEELVFKGLAWVSVKRGPLNIQITLPEEIDISIRKAFISPRR
- a CDS encoding tyrosine-type recombinase/integrase; its protein translation is MIEKINIEKAIKNFIYYLEFEENKKNNTVISIKKDLNQFLEYLNRKNITTLDKLDELVIKEYLVELKAVDLSNSTYNRRLSSIKKFYKYLINNNLKEKGKEILIEGMKNDEKKIEYLNYNEIALLRETMKEESFNILRDRLMFELLYSSGMTVAELLSLGELNFNLEKREIYLLKNKTSKVLYFSQTCKEVYLKFLIAKKEKFKERDSSNIIFVNNSNVRLTDRSVRRLISKYSEKANLQKEISPYTLRHSFCIYMLKNGMPKEYLAKLLDLKSIGLLDIYEDLCKKEIL